Part of the Carnobacterium pleistocenium FTR1 genome is shown below.
GGTAACGAAAAAATTCTACAAGCACGTCAGTTAGACTACCAGTTGTTTCAAACACAAAGTTTTAAATTTGAATTAGCCGAGCAAACAGCTGAACAATTTTTTGAAGCTTATCCTTTGGCTGATAGTGTCATCGCTTCAAACGATGTGTATGCAATCGCGTTGATGAAAGAAGCCATCAAAAAAGGAAAGCACATCCCAGAAGAGTTTCAAATCATTGGCTATGATGATATGCCGTTTAGCAGAATGATGTATCCAGGTTTATCGACGATTGCGCAGCCTGCTTATGAGATGGGCTATAGAGGAGCAGAATTATTGTGCGACATTCTTGAAAAAAAACCGGTCGAGAGTAGCCGGATTCAATTGCCCGTAACCTTAAAAATTAGAGAATCAGTCAGAGAGAAGGATAAAAAATGAGTAAAATAGCAGTGATCGGCAGTATTTCAACAGATTTCGTAGTAACTGCTGATAAAAGACCAGTAGTCGGAGAAACCATTACCGGTAACGGATTTACGACCACTTTTGGTGGCAAAGGAGCGAACCAAGCGGTAGCGAGTGCTCGTTTAGGCGGAGACGTTTATATGGCTGGAACGGTTGGAACGGATCTATTCGGGAAAGAATTGATCCAAAACTTGACCGTAAATAAGATTCATACGGATTATGTGGAACCCGTTACACAAGTACCATCTGGATCTGCTCATATCACGGTTGTAGATGGCGATAACACCATCATTTATATTCCCGGAGCGAATAACGCGATTGGCAACGAGCGCATGGCAAAACTAAAGGAATTGATCCAAGCAAGCGATATTGTAGTGGTCCAAAATGAATTGCCGCAAGAAGTAGTGGAACAAATTATTACTAGTTGTTTTGAGCAGCACGTCAAAGTCATTTATAACCCAGCTCCAGCTAGACAAGTAAGCCAAAATCTTTTAGCAAAAGCAACGTATTTGACACCCAATGAAAGTGAGTTTAAATTGCTGTTTCCAGACATGACGGTTGCTGAAGGGGTAGCAAAATTTCCAAATCAATTGATCGTGACCATGGGATCAAAAGGCGTTTATTACCATGATGGAACAAGTGAAAAACAGGTTTCTTCTTATAAAGTGAATCCAGTAGACACAACAGGTGCTGGAGATACGTTTAACGGAGCCTTCGCAGTAGCACTTACAGCTGGCTTGGATATGGAATCTAGTATTCGTTTTGGCAATTTAGCTGCATCGTTATCGATTCAAAAATTTGGTGCTCAAGGCGGAATGCCTACACTAGCAGAGATGAAAGAGAGTGAACAGTATGAAAAAACATGGAATATTAAATAGTGAGATCGCTAAAGTGTTAGCCGATTTAGGACATACAGATAAAATTGCGATCGGAGATGCGGGTCTGCCTGTACCGGATGGTGTGAAAAAAATCGATTTAGCGTTGACTTTATCCGAACCATCATTCTTATCCGTCTTAAAAGTTGTCTTAAGCGATATGAAAGTCGAAAAAGTGATCTTAGCAGAAGAAATCAAACAACAAAATACTAGTCAGTTGGCAGCAGTTGAAGCAGCTTTAATCGAAAATGAAGAAATCACATATGTCAGCCACGAAGACTTCAAAGACCAGTTGAAAGACGTTAAAGCTGTGATCCGTACCGGCGAAGCAACGCCATATTCCAACATTATCTTGCAATCAGGTGTGCTATTTTAGGAGGTGTATCAAATGGAAGTGAAAATGACGGGCATTAGAAAGAGCTTTGGCAGCAATTCGGTCCTTAGAGGAGTCGACTTTGATATCCAAGCTGGAGAAGTTCATGCCTTAATGGGTGAAAATGGTGCTGGAAAATCAACGCTAATGAATATCTTGACCGGAATGCATAAAGCAGACGCGGGCGAAATTGTTATTAACGGCGAAAAGAAACGTTTTGATAATCCAAAGGAAGCAGAAGAACATGGGGTAAGTTTTATTCATCAAGAAATGAATACCTGGCCAGAAATGACGGTGTTGGAAAATTTGTTTATTGGGAAAGAACTTAAAAATAAAATGGGTTGGGTCAAAACCAAAGAAATGAGAACGTTAGCAGAAAAGACATTTGCTGATTTAGGTGTCCATATCGAGTTGGATCAAGACGTTAAACAATTATCTGTAGGTCAACAGCAAATGATTGAAATCGCCAAATCTTTGATGACTAACGCTCAAGTGATCATCATGGACGAGCCAACAGCGGCTTTGACGGAAAGAGAAATCGAGATGCTGTTTAAAATCATCTATACGTTGAAAACAAAGAATGTTGCTATTATTTATATCTCTCATCGGATGGAAGAAATTTTTAAAATCAGCGACCGGATCACCGTCATGCGAGACGGGGTATCGATCGACACTTCGTTGACAAAAGAAACCACGAATGATGAAGTGGTGCGTAAAATGGTTGGGCGTGACTTGGAAGATTATTACCCAAAGAAACACTCAAAAATTGGTAAGGTTGTCTTTGAAACAAAAGGGCTGACGAAAGAGAATCGCTTTGAAAACATTTCTTTCACGGTCAAATCCGGTGAAATTGTTGGATTCTCCGGTTTGATGGGAGCAGGAAGAACCGAAATCATGCGCAGCCTATTCGGGATCGATGAATTGGATCAAGGGGAAATTTACCTTGAAGGGGAAAAGATAATCATCAAGAATCCAAGTATGGCTATTGCACAGGGCATCGGTTTCTTGACTGAAAACCGTAAAGAAGAAGGTTTGATACTCGATTACTCCATTCGAGATAATATCAGCTTACCGTCGATTGATGGTTTTAGTAAAAAAGGACTGATCGATACACATGCTGAATCCGATTTTGCCAAATTATTGATGGAACGGTTGCATGTGAAAGCCGAAGACCAATTTGATAGTGTATCAAGTTTGTCAGGTGGAAATCAGCAAAAAGTCGTGTTAGCTAAATGGATCGGAATCGGCTCAAAAGTGTTGATTCTCGACGAACCAACACGAGGAGTAGACGTTGGAGCCAAGCGTGAAATCTATCAACTGATGAATGAGTTAGCCGATAGGGGTGTGGCTATCATCATGGTATCCAGTGATTTACCTGAGATTTTAGGAGTCAGCGACCGCGTGATCGTGGTTCATGAAGGTCATGTCGCAGGTGAACTCGCTAAAGCAGCAGCAACCGAAGAAAAAATAATGAAACTCGCAACAGGAGGGTACTAAGATGATACAAACAGATACAGTAGAAACGAAAAAGAAGAAAATAAGCTCGAAAGACTTTATGGGAAAGCTTGGTCCATTGCTTGCACTGATCGTCTTAGTCATTTTGGTCACAGTCGTCAATCCAGGTTTTATCTCACCGAATAATTTATTGAATCTATTGCGACAAGTATCAACAAATGCACTAATCGCTTTCGGGATGACTTTCGTTATTATCACCGGGGGGATCGATTTATCCGTTGGGTCAACCTTAGCTTTAAGCAGTGCGTTGATGGCAGGTGCAATTGCCTCTGGTTTGGATCCGATACTGGCTATGGTACTAAGTTTATTTGCCGGAACAGCTTTTGGAGCGGTCAATGGTTTGTTGATCACTAAAGGCAGGATGGCACCGTTTATTGCAACACTTGCAACAATGACGATTTACCGTGGATTGACATTGGTTTATACGAATGGAAATCCAATCACAGGGATTGGCGACAGTTTTATTTTCAAATTTGTCGGACGCGGCTATTTATTCGGTATCCCATTCCCAGTTGTATTGATGATCATTAGTTTTATCTTATTGTATATCCTGTTACACAAAATGACTTTTGGTAGAAAAACATTTGCGATAGGGGGAAATGAAAAAGCAGCATTTATTGCGGGGATCAAAAACGACCGAATTAAAACAGGAATCTATGCTATTTCTGGTTTGATGGCTTCTTTAGCCGGAATCATTATTACTTCTCGATTGGATTCTGCACAACCAACTGCTGGTACGTCTTATGAAATGGACGCGATTGCTTCTGTGGTATTAGGTGGAACCAGTTTATCAGGCGGACGTGGAAGATTAGTTGGAACTTTGATTGGGGCATTGATCATCGGGACATTGAACAATGGAATGAACTTATTAGGTATTTCAAGTTTCTATCAACAAGTTGTTAAGGGTATTGTTATCATCATCGCTGTATTATTAGACAGAAAAAACAAAAAATAGGAGGAATTACACTTATGAAAAAAATCATTGGATTAGCAACAGCAGCAGCGTTATTTATTGCAGGATGCGGAGCAGCAACTTTAGAAGGCGAAAATGCAACGGAGAGTGGCCCAGTTGAAGAAAAAGATACGGCAGAATTAGTGGTCGGTGTTTCAATCTCGACATTGAATAATCCGTTTTTCGTTTCTCTTGAAGAAGGCATTACCGATTTAGCAGATGAACAAGGCACATCGGTCAAAAGTGTCGACGCGCAAGATGATACGGCTAAACAAACAAATGACATAGATGATTTGATCCAACAAGGGGTAGATATTTTACTGATCAACCCAGTAGATTCATCGGCTATCACACCAGCTGTTGAATCAGCAAATGCAGCCGGAATTCCGGTTATTACGATCGATCGTTCAAGTGATGGCGGACAAGTGGTAACATTGGTAGCTTCAGATAATATTGAAGGTGGAGAAATGGCCGCTGAATATATCGAAGAAATTTCAGGAGCAGATGCAAATACGGTTCAATTAGAAGGAGTCCCAGGAGCATCAGCTACAAGAGAACGTGGCGAAGGGTTCACGAATATAGCAGAAGCATCATTAAATGTAGTGGACAGCCAAACAGCTAACTTTGACCGTGCAGAAGGATTAACGGTTATGGAAAATATGTTGCAATCAAACCCAGATATCCAAGCGGTTTTTGCCCAAAATGATGAAATGGCTTTAGGAGCGATCCAAGCTATTCAATCAGCAGGAAAAACAGGTGAGATCCAAGTTGTCGGTTTTGATGGAACAGAAGACGGAATCAAAGCGGTTGAAGCAGGAACACTAAGCGCAACGGTTGCTCAACAACCTAGCGAAATGGGTAAATTAGCAATGCAAGCAGCTTTTGATTACTTTGCTGGCGAAACAATTGAAGAATACATTGCATCACCATTAGAATTAGTTAAAGGCGAATAATAAACATAAAAAATAATCTTGAGGGAATATGACCTCAAGATTATTTTTTTTAGTATTTTTTACTGCAAGTTGTCTTTTAGAATTAAATGGATTTTTTAAAGAAATTTCAAAGCGGTTTCTCTCAATTTATAATGTTCTTCAATAGCTTGACGAATACTGGATATATTTTGTTTAGTTGGAATATTTTGAATACAGATACTATTTTCTGCAAGAGCCAAATTTTCTGTTTCCAATGAGAAAGTGGTAACCAAAAAATCATGTGGCTGTTTTTTGATTTGTTCGATTGAAACAGTTGGTTTCATATAAATTTCAGTTGTGATTTCTTGTTTAAAATAGTGATGCAATAAGTATTGAATCATTCTAGCATGTTCAAAATCAAGATCGCTTATAATCAATAAGTGGAATTTTCCTTTTTGGTTATAGAGATCGGGTAATAAGTGATCCCAATGAATGAGCAGGGTGTAGATGATTTCATAGCGGGCAGATTCGCTATAGGTTTCATGCATTTTCTGTTCATACATGTCTAAAGTTGTAAAAGCAGCAGTTATAAAATGAGGAAACAATTCTTCCATCGATTGGATGAATTGTTTTTTTGGATCAAATAAAATAAACGGAAGCGGATAGTCACCTTGCTTGGTTTTAAATGCAAAATGCGAGATATTGTACATCTCTTTTATCAAATGATTGCGATTTGGTATAGAGATTTGTACCTGATCAGATAGATAATCGAGCAATGTAGCATGATAAGAGACCTTTTCATTAATGACTGGATCATTTTTTGCCGCTTCAATTAAGAAATCATAGCTTAGTGCAAAGTCATTATTGATAAAGATGGAAAAGAGTTGTTCAATAAAAGCAACATTTAACGTATCACCAGTCCTTTTTTTAATTGCCCGTGCTAAATGCTGAAAATTAGTAAAATCTGGAACCATGTTTGAGTAGCGGTCAGATTTGATAGTGACGTAATGTCCTTGTTGAATACGTAAATAAGGAATAGCTGTCCAATTTTTTAACCGTTTAAAATCGGCAAAATCTAAAGGGAAATCTAACGCATTTGCTAAAAATAGTAATAATTGTTCAAAAAAACTTTGATCAATTGTTTTATAAGGCCAATCAAAATTACTGTACCGTTCAGAAAAGTAGCTGATATAAAAATAGCGAATGTTTTCTTCGCTTTCACTGATCATTTTGCAAGGTTTTGTCTGTACTTGTACACAATAGGATTTTTTTAATGAAACATTGATTTTTTTTATTAACCGGGTCAATGTGGATTGACTGACAAATAATTCTTCTGCTAGTTTAGCAACTGTTTTTGTTTCATCATAAATTAATTGTTCAATAAAATTAAAGGCTAGACTATTTTTTAAAATATGACGATAAATGTCATCAATATCTTTGTTTGAAGGCAAGACCAATCTAATGCCACGATGAGATGTTTGTAAAACTTCTCTAGAAAATTGTTCACGCAGTAGAGTCATGTCTTGTTTTAAAATTCGTTCGGAACTAGCTATATTTTGAGCAATTTCTCTTAGGGTCAACCATCTATTACTTGTATAAAGGTATTCGATAACTTCTAATCTTCTGCGCTCATTTGCCTCTAATACATCACGCATCAATATTCCTCTTTTCTTTAAGGATTTTAATAACTAATAAGTAAAAAAGCTAACTAATTACGCAAATTCGGTTATCAAATTTATTATCCTTATTTTACCGATTAAATCGAAAAAAAGATATAGAAAAACAAATGTTTTTGAAAGTGGTTTATATATTGTTCTAGCGCCTCATTGTCCTTACAAAGAAGGTATTCTAGCGTTGAATGAAGGGTAATCAAATGGGTTGAAATAAATGAGTTTTATTTGAAGTGCCAGTTGCTTAAAGGTATACTAGAAAAATCAGACCAAGTAGCGAAAAAGATTGAATCAATGAATGGATATAAGGGAAGTGTGAAATGAAAGTAGAGAAGAATAGATTGGCAAGAGGGTGGCCTTGGATACTGGTAGTATTATGGATGGGTTTGATTTTTTATTTTTCTCAGCAGCTCCAACAACAGTCTTGGAATTTGAGCTATACTGTTTTAGGAATCAGTATCCAAGCGATTAAAATTGGACAAGTAATCATCACGATCGGTTTAGCTGGAGTTGTGATCATAAAATTGAAAAAACGTGGCATGACCATTGGGGCAAAAGAACTCATCTTAGTTCTTATCGTAGCTTATCTGCTCTATAACTGGTCTATTGGAGTACGTCAAGCGCTCGTTCCGACAGACTTGCATCACTTTATTCGAAAAAATGCTCATTTTTTTATCTATCTCATTTTAGGTGGGCTAGTAAAATACGCTTTGACCAGCACGGGTATCAAGGGAGTTAAAGCAATCGGGATTGGCTTGCTGATTTGTATCGTGTATGCTATTTCAGATGAAGCTCATCAATTATTGGTACCGGGAAGAGGCGGCCAATTAAGCGATGTGGTGATTGACAGCTGGGGTGCGGGGTTAGGGATATCTTTACACATCTTAGCAGTCAAATTTTTGTCGTTGAGAGCAAAAAATAAACTACTAGAAACAAATTGAAAGATGAATCGACCGCAAGAAAGAAGCTATGCAAAAACCGCATAGCTTCTTTTTTTACGTTGTCTGATAAAAATAGTGGTATAACAAACTAAAATTTTTTGATGTTAATAGATCAGTTGGATCACTCACTTGAAATTTCAGGCGGAATAGGAGTTGCTTGTAGCCATGTAAAGAATTCAATGCGAATTATAAAGCATTAACGCTTAAGCGATTAAGCTTTGTTTGAGGCTTGAAAGCCTGGAAGACCAAAGGCTTCAGGCGCTTCCGTGGCTCTCCACAAGCAAATCTGTTATTCCAGCAGAAATTTCTTTTAAAAGACCAACACCATTTTTCAAACAATCAATATGTATAGAAAAAAAGGGTCCGTTCATCAGTTTTCTGATAACAGACCCTTTGGCTTATTCTCAGCTAGTCCGCTGCCAATCATTTATTGCAAATGACCGATCTGGTTCCAAGTAGTCAAGGTGAATTTCCCATCAGCGTAACCGAGTTCAGAAATACTCGTATTTGCCAGCGGTTCTTGAGAACGAAGATCTTTCAGATCCATTCCAATCAGTGACAAAAGTGTCATTGTCCAGATGATGCTGTGTCCAACAAACAATAAATCAGTATCAGGAAATTGTTCAATAGCTTGATGGATCGCTTCGCTTCCTCTAGCAATCAACGCTGGATACGTTTCTCCATTAAAGTCACTAGGGTCATACAAATCTGGCCGATTACGCAAATTATAAAAAGTGTCAGGTGATGTTTCATGCCATTGAGTCGTAAACGTTCCTTCCCGTGAACCATAGCCAAATTCCTTGAGATCATCTAGGTAATGCATAGTGAAATCTTGATCAAATTGTGAAGTGATCAGACGAGCAGTTTCGGCCGCCCGTTCCTGAGGGCTAGCGAAAATATGTTCAAATCCATAATCTTTAAGGTGCTGGCCCGTTTTCTTAGCATCTTCTAAACTTTGCGGCAATAAGGGAGAATCAATACTCCCACCCTGGATCCGAGCCGCTAAATTGTATTCGGTCATTCCATGACGGATAAAAAATAGTCGTTGCATAATCGTCCTCCTATATTGAAATATAATTTCAGTTTAACATAAACAAGTTACTAAAAAAAGAAAGGATAAAAACAATAATTTAAGCATAAATTAAAAAAAAACCTATGAAATAGAATTTAAATGTAAAGGTATACATTTATTTAATTAGATATCATATGGGCTAAAGGATGTTTTAGTGCTAGGTGGTCTAATTTTATAAAAATAAAGAAAAGGTATTGAAATTATATTTCAACATGTTATGATTAGTTCAGTAAATAAAACGATTTCAAAGGAGGGGTGCTATGTTTGGAGTATCTGTCTTTCTGGGCGAGGCGTTAACGATTGAGACAAAAGCTTATCTGCAAGCAATGAAAGACAGTGGTTTTGAAGGTGTGTTTACTTCCGTGCATATCCCAGAAGAAGACGCATCTCAATATGTGAAACGTTTAAAGACGCTAGGGGAATGGA
Proteins encoded:
- the rbsK gene encoding ribokinase; translation: MSKIAVIGSISTDFVVTADKRPVVGETITGNGFTTTFGGKGANQAVASARLGGDVYMAGTVGTDLFGKELIQNLTVNKIHTDYVEPVTQVPSGSAHITVVDGDNTIIYIPGANNAIGNERMAKLKELIQASDIVVVQNELPQEVVEQIITSCFEQHVKVIYNPAPARQVSQNLLAKATYLTPNESEFKLLFPDMTVAEGVAKFPNQLIVTMGSKGVYYHDGTSEKQVSSYKVNPVDTTGAGDTFNGAFAVALTAGLDMESSIRFGNLAASLSIQKFGAQGGMPTLAEMKESEQYEKTWNIK
- the rbsD gene encoding D-ribose pyranase, which codes for MKKHGILNSEIAKVLADLGHTDKIAIGDAGLPVPDGVKKIDLALTLSEPSFLSVLKVVLSDMKVEKVILAEEIKQQNTSQLAAVEAALIENEEITYVSHEDFKDQLKDVKAVIRTGEATPYSNIILQSGVLF
- a CDS encoding sugar ABC transporter ATP-binding protein, encoding MEVKMTGIRKSFGSNSVLRGVDFDIQAGEVHALMGENGAGKSTLMNILTGMHKADAGEIVINGEKKRFDNPKEAEEHGVSFIHQEMNTWPEMTVLENLFIGKELKNKMGWVKTKEMRTLAEKTFADLGVHIELDQDVKQLSVGQQQMIEIAKSLMTNAQVIIMDEPTAALTEREIEMLFKIIYTLKTKNVAIIYISHRMEEIFKISDRITVMRDGVSIDTSLTKETTNDEVVRKMVGRDLEDYYPKKHSKIGKVVFETKGLTKENRFENISFTVKSGEIVGFSGLMGAGRTEIMRSLFGIDELDQGEIYLEGEKIIIKNPSMAIAQGIGFLTENRKEEGLILDYSIRDNISLPSIDGFSKKGLIDTHAESDFAKLLMERLHVKAEDQFDSVSSLSGGNQQKVVLAKWIGIGSKVLILDEPTRGVDVGAKREIYQLMNELADRGVAIIMVSSDLPEILGVSDRVIVVHEGHVAGELAKAAATEEKIMKLATGGY
- a CDS encoding ABC transporter permease: MIQTDTVETKKKKISSKDFMGKLGPLLALIVLVILVTVVNPGFISPNNLLNLLRQVSTNALIAFGMTFVIITGGIDLSVGSTLALSSALMAGAIASGLDPILAMVLSLFAGTAFGAVNGLLITKGRMAPFIATLATMTIYRGLTLVYTNGNPITGIGDSFIFKFVGRGYLFGIPFPVVLMIISFILLYILLHKMTFGRKTFAIGGNEKAAFIAGIKNDRIKTGIYAISGLMASLAGIIITSRLDSAQPTAGTSYEMDAIASVVLGGTSLSGGRGRLVGTLIGALIIGTLNNGMNLLGISSFYQQVVKGIVIIIAVLLDRKNKK
- a CDS encoding D-ribose ABC transporter substrate-binding protein, coding for MKKIIGLATAAALFIAGCGAATLEGENATESGPVEEKDTAELVVGVSISTLNNPFFVSLEEGITDLADEQGTSVKSVDAQDDTAKQTNDIDDLIQQGVDILLINPVDSSAITPAVESANAAGIPVITIDRSSDGGQVVTLVASDNIEGGEMAAEYIEEISGADANTVQLEGVPGASATRERGEGFTNIAEASLNVVDSQTANFDRAEGLTVMENMLQSNPDIQAVFAQNDEMALGAIQAIQSAGKTGEIQVVGFDGTEDGIKAVEAGTLSATVAQQPSEMGKLAMQAAFDYFAGETIEEYIASPLELVKGE
- a CDS encoding helix-turn-helix domain-containing protein; translated protein: MRDVLEANERRRLEVIEYLYTSNRWLTLREIAQNIASSERILKQDMTLLREQFSREVLQTSHRGIRLVLPSNKDIDDIYRHILKNSLAFNFIEQLIYDETKTVAKLAEELFVSQSTLTRLIKKINVSLKKSYCVQVQTKPCKMISESEENIRYFYISYFSERYSNFDWPYKTIDQSFFEQLLLFLANALDFPLDFADFKRLKNWTAIPYLRIQQGHYVTIKSDRYSNMVPDFTNFQHLARAIKKRTGDTLNVAFIEQLFSIFINNDFALSYDFLIEAAKNDPVINEKVSYHATLLDYLSDQVQISIPNRNHLIKEMYNISHFAFKTKQGDYPLPFILFDPKKQFIQSMEELFPHFITAAFTTLDMYEQKMHETYSESARYEIIYTLLIHWDHLLPDLYNQKGKFHLLIISDLDFEHARMIQYLLHHYFKQEITTEIYMKPTVSIEQIKKQPHDFLVTTFSLETENLALAENSICIQNIPTKQNISSIRQAIEEHYKLRETALKFL
- a CDS encoding VanZ family protein, with product MKVEKNRLARGWPWILVVLWMGLIFYFSQQLQQQSWNLSYTVLGISIQAIKIGQVIITIGLAGVVIIKLKKRGMTIGAKELILVLIVAYLLYNWSIGVRQALVPTDLHHFIRKNAHFFIYLILGGLVKYALTSTGIKGVKAIGIGLLICIVYAISDEAHQLLVPGRGGQLSDVVIDSWGAGLGISLHILAVKFLSLRAKNKLLETN
- a CDS encoding histidine phosphatase family protein — its product is MQRLFFIRHGMTEYNLAARIQGGSIDSPLLPQSLEDAKKTGQHLKDYGFEHIFASPQERAAETARLITSQFDQDFTMHYLDDLKEFGYGSREGTFTTQWHETSPDTFYNLRNRPDLYDPSDFNGETYPALIARGSEAIHQAIEQFPDTDLLFVGHSIIWTMTLLSLIGMDLKDLRSQEPLANTSISELGYADGKFTLTTWNQIGHLQ